The Catharus ustulatus isolate bCatUst1 chromosome 16, bCatUst1.pri.v2, whole genome shotgun sequence genome window below encodes:
- the UBN1 gene encoding ubinuclein-1 isoform X4, translated as MTEPHRVSFTTLHGPLSSSFLKRSRKDDGEQPPEPEPAATAVRITLTLFEPDHKRCPEFFYPDLLKSCRGKVKGSSSSDKKKDLADPFNDEEKERHKVEALARKFEEKYGGKRRRKDRIQDLIDMGYGYDESDSFIDNSEAYDELVPASLTTKYGGFYINSGTLQFRQASESEDDYVKEKKKKCPKKRKLKDGSEKIKKKKKDDSYDKEKKSKKSKFPKAGFTALNASKEKKKKKYSGALSVKEMLKKFQKEKDAQKKKDEEQKVVTPSPADPAAPREAEAMADPLLSLFGHASDSDLLQAATAMDSLSELDLERLLSESPEGSPCPEMEDGSDLGMGLEQEFKQPPSLPEGLPAPLEKRIKELAQAARAAEGEGKQRFFTQDINNIILDIELQTRELSSQVRSGVYAHLAAFFPCSKDTLLKRARRLYLYEQGGRLKEPLQKLKEAIGRAMPEQVAKYQEECQAHTQAKFAKMLEEEKDKEQRVCSDDDEDEEKGGKRVAGPRKKFQWNDEIRELLCHLVKIKLDGYDLDKNKAQSLEDYVKTFLEGEVKPLWPKGWMQARTLFKESRRVHGHLTSVLAKKKVIAPAKVKVKDSSCKPDKKLSVSVPSLHSSSTLAISSESQGGALGISAQTRELLSLGTAQAASSTATPATFKDDSLDEDLIHNPTSSLEAVSKELAVLNSRAAASPDFTLPAAPKAPPEKIPTLTSSEEKRTFPKPNPSPTSSSGSFQSPLNFLAEQALALGQSSQDKKTENSNYKEHSCQASPSKILPDAHQAKQKHHSLVRPGHGPPAAAPVPGSQVKVFHPGAQLQKTFTSPAPFVKLQNPKSSTPLPQRSLLQQVKSSTKAQSFHSSTSPSSTQNSSSSHKSQGLSSSSLSYAGKHSSGSGSSGQSYKSPFVAGSLSKHGASSSSSSSGASANQGSSSGTLLPSVPAPSPGSASTRPASGSSVKKTPVSQKLTLVAPPGGSNGDSSGGTQGVAKLLTSSLKPAVVSSTTASTSVPKGTSGAVLLTSSSSLSVLAPSYKSNNPKLPATLSSTPLGIISPIHSFPLHVISFSSDSSPKAGVSKDAIVTGPAPGTFHHGLGHSLLAGLHSSPHHAAPLPHSALSTHLPQSLPDASQLHGKGSNAQQRKL; from the exons ACGCTGCCCGGAGTTCTTCTACCCAGATCTCCTCAAGAGCTGTCGAGGCAAAGTAAAAGGGAGTTCTTCAAGTGACAAG AAGAAAGACCTGGCTGATCCCTTCAAtgatgaggaaaaggaaaggcatAAAGTGGAGGCTCTTGCTAggaaatttgaagaaaaatat GGTGGCAAGAGGCGCAGGAAGGACCGGATTCAGGATTTGATTGATATGGGGTATGGCTATGATGAGTCCGACTCCTTCATCGACAACTCGGAAGCT TACGATGAGCTGGTTCCTGCCTCTCTCACTACGAAGTACGGAGGGTTTTACATCAACTCAGGAACGCTGCAGTTCCGGCAGGCCTCCGAGTCTGAGGATGACTATGtcaaagagaagaagaagaagtgTCCCAAG AAGCGGAAGTTGAAAGATGggagtgaaaaaataaagaagaagaagaaggatgATTCTTAtgataaggaaaagaaatcaaagaagtCCAAGTTTCCAAAAGCTGG CTTCACAGCGTTAAATGCAAGtaaggagaagaagaagaagaaatactCTGGAGCTCTCAGTGTCAAGGAGATGCTGAAGAAGTTTCAGAAGGAGAAGGatgctcagaagaaaaaagatgaagagCAGAAAGTGGTGACTCCTTCCCCAGCAGACCCTGCTGCCCCAAGGGAGGCAGAGGCCATGGCCGACCCTCTGCTCTCGCTCTTTGGCCACGCCAGTGACAGTGACCTGCtccaggcagccacagccatGGACTCCCTGAGTGAGCTGGACCTGGAAAGGCTCCTGAGCGAATCCCCAGAGGGCAGTCCCTGCCCTGAGATGGAGGATGGCAGTGACCTTGGCatgggcttggagcaggagTTCAAGCAGCCACCATCTCTCCCAGAAGGGCTGCCAGCCCCGCTGGAGAAACGGATCAAGGAACTGGCTCAG gctgccagagctgctgagggagaaGGCAAGCAGAGATTCTTCACTCAGGACATCAACAACATCATACTGGA catcGAGCTGCAGACGCGGGAGCTGAGCAGCCAGGTGCGCTCGGGGGTCTACGCCCACCTGGCTGCCTTCTTCCCCTGCAGCAAGGACACCCTGCTGAAGCGAGCCCGCAGGCTCTACCTCTACGAGCAG GGTGGCCGGCTGAAGGAGCCTCTGCAGAAGCTGAAGGAAGCCATTGGAAGGgccatgccagagcaggtggCCAAGTACCAGGAGGAATGCCAAGCCCATACTCAGGCCAAGTTTGCCAA GAtgctggaagaggagaaagacaaagaacagCGAGTTTGTtctgatgatgatgaggatgaagaaaAGGGAGGGAAGCGTGTTGCGGGCCCGCGGAAGAAATTCCAGTGGAATGATGAAATCAG GGAGCTGCTTTGCCACTTGGTGAAGATTAAGTTGGATGGTTATGACCTTGACAAGAATAAGGCTCAGTCTCTAGAGGATTATGTGAAGACCTTCCTAGAAGGAGAGGTGAAGCCCCTTTGGCCAAAAGGCTGGATGCAGGCCAG GACACTGTTTAAGGAGAGCAGGCGTGTACACGGACACCTCACATCAGTCCT GGCAAAGAAGAAAGTTATAGCTCCTGCTAAGGTGAAAGTAAAG GACTCTTCCTGCAAGCCAGACAAGAAGCTGTCAGTatctgtcccttccctgcactCCAGCAGCACCTTGGCGATATCTTCAGAGTCCCAGGGAGGAGCCCTGGGTATCAGTGCCCAAACCAGGGAACTCTTGTCCCTTGGGACAGCccaagctgccagcagcactgccactcCTGCCACCTTCAAGGATGACTCCTTGGATGAGGACTTGATTCACaaccccacctcctccctggaAGCGGTGTCCAAGGAACTGGCTGTGCTGAACAGCAGGGCGGCAGCGAGCCCTGACTTTactcttcctgcagctccaaaaGCTCCACCAGAGAAGATCCCAACTCTTACATCCTCAGAGGAGAAGAGGACATTTCCAAAGCCCAACCCTTCCCCTACATCTTCCTCTGGTTCCTTCCAGTCTCCTCTAAACTTCCTAGCTGAACAGGCCCTGGCATTGGGCCAGTCTTCTCAAGACAAGAAGACAGAGAACTCGAATTACAAAGAGCATTCCTGCCAAGCCTCCCCCAGCAAAATCCTTCCTGATGCCCACCAGGCTAAACAGAAGCACCACAGCCTGGTCAGGCCAGGCCACGGGCCCCCGGCTGCGGCGCCGGTGCCAGGCTCTCAGGTGAAGGTGTTCCACCCTGgtgctcagctgcagaaaacattcacctccccagctccctttgTCAAACTGCAGAACCCCAAGTCCTccacccctctgccccagcgctccctcctccagcaggTCAAGTCATCAACCAAAGCTCAGAGCTTCCATTCTTCCACGTCCCCAAGCAGCACCCaaaactccagcagctcccacaagAGCCAAGGCTTGTCCTCATCATCTCTCAGCTATGCCGGGAAGCACTCGAGCGGCTCTGGCTCTTCAGGACAATCTTACAAATCGCCTTTTGTCGCTGGGTCCCTCTCCAAGCATGGAGcttcttccagcagctcctcctctggaGCTTCTGCCAaccagggcagctcctctgggacTTTGCTCCCCAGtgttccagccccttccccggGCTCGGCCTCCACTCGCCCGGCCTCGGGCTCCTCGGTGAAGAAAACTCCCGTTTCCCAGAAGCTCACCCTGGTGGCACCTCCTGGAGGCTCCAATGGAGATTCCAGCGGGGGCACCCAGGGGGTGGCCAAGCTGCTGACCTCGTCCCTGAAGCCAGCTGTGgtcagcagcaccacagcctcTACCTCTGTGCCG AAAGGAACtagtggagctgtgctgctaaCGAGTTCTTCCTCCTTAAGTGTACTGGCTCCATCCTACAAGTCCAACAACCCAAAGCTGCCAGCCACCCTGAGCTCCACCCCGTTAGGTATTATCTCTCCTATTCATTCTTTCCCTCTCCATGTCATCTCCTTCAGTTCCGACTCCTCCCCAAAAGCAGGAGTTTCCAAGGATGCAATAGTTACAGGACCTGCTCCGGGAACTTTCCACCACGGCCTCGGGCACA GTCTTCTGGCTGGTTTGCACTCCAGCCCCCACCATGCAGCGCCACTCCCACACTCTGCCCTGTCCACTCATTTACCACAGAGTTTGCCAG atgctTCTCAGCTCCACGGCAAAGGGTCCAATGCACAGCAGCGCAAGTTGTGA
- the UBN1 gene encoding ubinuclein-1 isoform X6, with protein MTEPHRVSFTTLHGPLSSSFLKRSRKDDGEQPPEPEPAATAVRITLTLFEPDHKRCPEFFYPDLLKSCRGKVKGSSSSDKKKDLADPFNDEEKERHKVEALARKFEEKYGGKRRRKDRIQDLIDMGYGYDESDSFIDNSEAYDELVPASLTTKYGGFYINSGTLQFRQASESEDDYVKEKKKKCPKKRKLKDGSEKIKKKKKDDSYDKEKKSKKSKFPKAGFTALNASKEKKKKKYSGALSVKEMLKKFQKEKDAQKKKDEEQKVVTPSPADPAAPREAEAMADPLLSLFGHASDSDLLQAATAMDSLSELDLERLLSESPEGSPCPEMEDGSDLGMGLEQEFKQPPSLPEGLPAPLEKRIKELAQAARAAEGEGKQRFFTQDINNIILDIELQTRELSSQVRSGVYAHLAAFFPCSKDTLLKRARRLYLYEQGGRLKEPLQKLKEAIGRAMPEQVAKYQEECQAHTQAKFAKMLEEEKDKEQRVCSDDDEDEEKGGKRVAGPRKKFQWNDEIRELLCHLVKIKLDGYDLDKNKAQSLEDYVKTFLEGEVKPLWPKGWMQARTLFKESRRVHGHLTSVLAKKKVIAPAKVKVKDSSCKPDKKLSVSVPSLHSSSTLAISSESQGGALGISAQTRELLSLGTAQAASSTATPATFKDDSLDEDLIHNPTSSLEAVSKELAVLNSRAAASPDFTLPAAPKAPPEKIPTLTSSEEKRTFPKPNPSPTSSSGSFQSPLNFLAEQALALGQSSQDKKTENSNYKEHSCQASPSKILPDAHQAKQKHHSLVRPGHGPPAAAPVPGSQVKVFHPGAQLQKTFTSPAPFVKLQNPKSSTPLPQRSLLQQVKSSTKAQSFHSSTSPSSTQNSSSSHKSQGLSSSSLSYAGKHSSGSGSSGQSYKSPFVAGSLSKHGASSSSSSSGASANQGSSSGTLLPSVPAPSPGSASTRPASGSSVKKTPVSQKLTLVAPPGGSNGDSSGGTQGVAKLLTSSLKPAVVSSTTASTSVPKGTSGAVLLTSSSSLSVLAPSYKSNNPKLPATLSSTPLGIISPIHSFPLHVISFSSDSSPKAGVSKDAIVTGPAPGTFHHGLGHNASQLHGKGSNAQQRKL; from the exons ACGCTGCCCGGAGTTCTTCTACCCAGATCTCCTCAAGAGCTGTCGAGGCAAAGTAAAAGGGAGTTCTTCAAGTGACAAG AAGAAAGACCTGGCTGATCCCTTCAAtgatgaggaaaaggaaaggcatAAAGTGGAGGCTCTTGCTAggaaatttgaagaaaaatat GGTGGCAAGAGGCGCAGGAAGGACCGGATTCAGGATTTGATTGATATGGGGTATGGCTATGATGAGTCCGACTCCTTCATCGACAACTCGGAAGCT TACGATGAGCTGGTTCCTGCCTCTCTCACTACGAAGTACGGAGGGTTTTACATCAACTCAGGAACGCTGCAGTTCCGGCAGGCCTCCGAGTCTGAGGATGACTATGtcaaagagaagaagaagaagtgTCCCAAG AAGCGGAAGTTGAAAGATGggagtgaaaaaataaagaagaagaagaaggatgATTCTTAtgataaggaaaagaaatcaaagaagtCCAAGTTTCCAAAAGCTGG CTTCACAGCGTTAAATGCAAGtaaggagaagaagaagaagaaatactCTGGAGCTCTCAGTGTCAAGGAGATGCTGAAGAAGTTTCAGAAGGAGAAGGatgctcagaagaaaaaagatgaagagCAGAAAGTGGTGACTCCTTCCCCAGCAGACCCTGCTGCCCCAAGGGAGGCAGAGGCCATGGCCGACCCTCTGCTCTCGCTCTTTGGCCACGCCAGTGACAGTGACCTGCtccaggcagccacagccatGGACTCCCTGAGTGAGCTGGACCTGGAAAGGCTCCTGAGCGAATCCCCAGAGGGCAGTCCCTGCCCTGAGATGGAGGATGGCAGTGACCTTGGCatgggcttggagcaggagTTCAAGCAGCCACCATCTCTCCCAGAAGGGCTGCCAGCCCCGCTGGAGAAACGGATCAAGGAACTGGCTCAG gctgccagagctgctgagggagaaGGCAAGCAGAGATTCTTCACTCAGGACATCAACAACATCATACTGGA catcGAGCTGCAGACGCGGGAGCTGAGCAGCCAGGTGCGCTCGGGGGTCTACGCCCACCTGGCTGCCTTCTTCCCCTGCAGCAAGGACACCCTGCTGAAGCGAGCCCGCAGGCTCTACCTCTACGAGCAG GGTGGCCGGCTGAAGGAGCCTCTGCAGAAGCTGAAGGAAGCCATTGGAAGGgccatgccagagcaggtggCCAAGTACCAGGAGGAATGCCAAGCCCATACTCAGGCCAAGTTTGCCAA GAtgctggaagaggagaaagacaaagaacagCGAGTTTGTtctgatgatgatgaggatgaagaaaAGGGAGGGAAGCGTGTTGCGGGCCCGCGGAAGAAATTCCAGTGGAATGATGAAATCAG GGAGCTGCTTTGCCACTTGGTGAAGATTAAGTTGGATGGTTATGACCTTGACAAGAATAAGGCTCAGTCTCTAGAGGATTATGTGAAGACCTTCCTAGAAGGAGAGGTGAAGCCCCTTTGGCCAAAAGGCTGGATGCAGGCCAG GACACTGTTTAAGGAGAGCAGGCGTGTACACGGACACCTCACATCAGTCCT GGCAAAGAAGAAAGTTATAGCTCCTGCTAAGGTGAAAGTAAAG GACTCTTCCTGCAAGCCAGACAAGAAGCTGTCAGTatctgtcccttccctgcactCCAGCAGCACCTTGGCGATATCTTCAGAGTCCCAGGGAGGAGCCCTGGGTATCAGTGCCCAAACCAGGGAACTCTTGTCCCTTGGGACAGCccaagctgccagcagcactgccactcCTGCCACCTTCAAGGATGACTCCTTGGATGAGGACTTGATTCACaaccccacctcctccctggaAGCGGTGTCCAAGGAACTGGCTGTGCTGAACAGCAGGGCGGCAGCGAGCCCTGACTTTactcttcctgcagctccaaaaGCTCCACCAGAGAAGATCCCAACTCTTACATCCTCAGAGGAGAAGAGGACATTTCCAAAGCCCAACCCTTCCCCTACATCTTCCTCTGGTTCCTTCCAGTCTCCTCTAAACTTCCTAGCTGAACAGGCCCTGGCATTGGGCCAGTCTTCTCAAGACAAGAAGACAGAGAACTCGAATTACAAAGAGCATTCCTGCCAAGCCTCCCCCAGCAAAATCCTTCCTGATGCCCACCAGGCTAAACAGAAGCACCACAGCCTGGTCAGGCCAGGCCACGGGCCCCCGGCTGCGGCGCCGGTGCCAGGCTCTCAGGTGAAGGTGTTCCACCCTGgtgctcagctgcagaaaacattcacctccccagctccctttgTCAAACTGCAGAACCCCAAGTCCTccacccctctgccccagcgctccctcctccagcaggTCAAGTCATCAACCAAAGCTCAGAGCTTCCATTCTTCCACGTCCCCAAGCAGCACCCaaaactccagcagctcccacaagAGCCAAGGCTTGTCCTCATCATCTCTCAGCTATGCCGGGAAGCACTCGAGCGGCTCTGGCTCTTCAGGACAATCTTACAAATCGCCTTTTGTCGCTGGGTCCCTCTCCAAGCATGGAGcttcttccagcagctcctcctctggaGCTTCTGCCAaccagggcagctcctctgggacTTTGCTCCCCAGtgttccagccccttccccggGCTCGGCCTCCACTCGCCCGGCCTCGGGCTCCTCGGTGAAGAAAACTCCCGTTTCCCAGAAGCTCACCCTGGTGGCACCTCCTGGAGGCTCCAATGGAGATTCCAGCGGGGGCACCCAGGGGGTGGCCAAGCTGCTGACCTCGTCCCTGAAGCCAGCTGTGgtcagcagcaccacagcctcTACCTCTGTGCCG AAAGGAACtagtggagctgtgctgctaaCGAGTTCTTCCTCCTTAAGTGTACTGGCTCCATCCTACAAGTCCAACAACCCAAAGCTGCCAGCCACCCTGAGCTCCACCCCGTTAGGTATTATCTCTCCTATTCATTCTTTCCCTCTCCATGTCATCTCCTTCAGTTCCGACTCCTCCCCAAAAGCAGGAGTTTCCAAGGATGCAATAGTTACAGGACCTGCTCCGGGAACTTTCCACCACGGCCTCGGGCACA atgctTCTCAGCTCCACGGCAAAGGGTCCAATGCACAGCAGCGCAAGTTGTGA
- the UBN1 gene encoding ubinuclein-1 isoform X5, translating into MTEPHRVSFTTLHGPLSSSFLKRSRKDDGEQPPEPEPAATAVRITLTLFEPDHKRCPEFFYPDLLKSCRGKVKGSSSSDKKKDLADPFNDEEKERHKVEALARKFEEKYGGKRRRKDRIQDLIDMGYGYDESDSFIDNSEAYDELVPASLTTKYGGFYINSGTLQFRQASESEDDYVKEKKKKCPKKRKLKDGSEKIKKKKKDDSYDKEKKSKKSKFPKAGFTALNASKEKKKKKYSGALSVKEMLKKFQKEKDAQKKKDEEQKVVTPSPADPAAPREAEAMADPLLSLFGHASDSDLLQAATAMDSLSELDLERLLSESPEGSPCPEMEDGSDLGMGLEQEFKQPPSLPEGLPAPLEKRIKELAQAARAAEGEGKQRFFTQDINNIILDIELQTRELSSQVRSGVYAHLAAFFPCSKDTLLKRARRLYLYEQGGRLKEPLQKLKEAIGRAMPEQVAKYQEECQAHTQAKFAKMLEEEKDKEQRVCSDDDEDEEKGGKRVAGPRKKFQWNDEIRAKKKVIAPAKVKVKDSSCKPDKKLSVSVPSLHSSSTLAISSESQGGALGISAQTRELLSLGTAQAASSTATPATFKDDSLDEDLIHNPTSSLEAVSKELAVLNSRAAASPDFTLPAAPKAPPEKIPTLTSSEEKRTFPKPNPSPTSSSGSFQSPLNFLAEQALALGQSSQDKKTENSNYKEHSCQASPSKILPDAHQAKQKHHSLVRPGHGPPAAAPVPGSQVKVFHPGAQLQKTFTSPAPFVKLQNPKSSTPLPQRSLLQQVKSSTKAQSFHSSTSPSSTQNSSSSHKSQGLSSSSLSYAGKHSSGSGSSGQSYKSPFVAGSLSKHGASSSSSSSGASANQGSSSGTLLPSVPAPSPGSASTRPASGSSVKKTPVSQKLTLVAPPGGSNGDSSGGTQGVAKLLTSSLKPAVVSSTTASTSVPKGTSGAVLLTSSSSLSVLAPSYKSNNPKLPATLSSTPLGIISPIHSFPLHVISFSSDSSPKAGVSKDAIVTGPAPGTFHHGLGHSEYPAAPCVSLVPVLSHQCCARLAQCSPTHLFGCCFMLWSLLSYLQQLHLENLGHIPRADPELPITGTRPLLTAAAPLLISVLDVYLFLFSLSSLCFSL; encoded by the exons ACGCTGCCCGGAGTTCTTCTACCCAGATCTCCTCAAGAGCTGTCGAGGCAAAGTAAAAGGGAGTTCTTCAAGTGACAAG AAGAAAGACCTGGCTGATCCCTTCAAtgatgaggaaaaggaaaggcatAAAGTGGAGGCTCTTGCTAggaaatttgaagaaaaatat GGTGGCAAGAGGCGCAGGAAGGACCGGATTCAGGATTTGATTGATATGGGGTATGGCTATGATGAGTCCGACTCCTTCATCGACAACTCGGAAGCT TACGATGAGCTGGTTCCTGCCTCTCTCACTACGAAGTACGGAGGGTTTTACATCAACTCAGGAACGCTGCAGTTCCGGCAGGCCTCCGAGTCTGAGGATGACTATGtcaaagagaagaagaagaagtgTCCCAAG AAGCGGAAGTTGAAAGATGggagtgaaaaaataaagaagaagaagaaggatgATTCTTAtgataaggaaaagaaatcaaagaagtCCAAGTTTCCAAAAGCTGG CTTCACAGCGTTAAATGCAAGtaaggagaagaagaagaagaaatactCTGGAGCTCTCAGTGTCAAGGAGATGCTGAAGAAGTTTCAGAAGGAGAAGGatgctcagaagaaaaaagatgaagagCAGAAAGTGGTGACTCCTTCCCCAGCAGACCCTGCTGCCCCAAGGGAGGCAGAGGCCATGGCCGACCCTCTGCTCTCGCTCTTTGGCCACGCCAGTGACAGTGACCTGCtccaggcagccacagccatGGACTCCCTGAGTGAGCTGGACCTGGAAAGGCTCCTGAGCGAATCCCCAGAGGGCAGTCCCTGCCCTGAGATGGAGGATGGCAGTGACCTTGGCatgggcttggagcaggagTTCAAGCAGCCACCATCTCTCCCAGAAGGGCTGCCAGCCCCGCTGGAGAAACGGATCAAGGAACTGGCTCAG gctgccagagctgctgagggagaaGGCAAGCAGAGATTCTTCACTCAGGACATCAACAACATCATACTGGA catcGAGCTGCAGACGCGGGAGCTGAGCAGCCAGGTGCGCTCGGGGGTCTACGCCCACCTGGCTGCCTTCTTCCCCTGCAGCAAGGACACCCTGCTGAAGCGAGCCCGCAGGCTCTACCTCTACGAGCAG GGTGGCCGGCTGAAGGAGCCTCTGCAGAAGCTGAAGGAAGCCATTGGAAGGgccatgccagagcaggtggCCAAGTACCAGGAGGAATGCCAAGCCCATACTCAGGCCAAGTTTGCCAA GAtgctggaagaggagaaagacaaagaacagCGAGTTTGTtctgatgatgatgaggatgaagaaaAGGGAGGGAAGCGTGTTGCGGGCCCGCGGAAGAAATTCCAGTGGAATGATGAAATCAG GGCAAAGAAGAAAGTTATAGCTCCTGCTAAGGTGAAAGTAAAG GACTCTTCCTGCAAGCCAGACAAGAAGCTGTCAGTatctgtcccttccctgcactCCAGCAGCACCTTGGCGATATCTTCAGAGTCCCAGGGAGGAGCCCTGGGTATCAGTGCCCAAACCAGGGAACTCTTGTCCCTTGGGACAGCccaagctgccagcagcactgccactcCTGCCACCTTCAAGGATGACTCCTTGGATGAGGACTTGATTCACaaccccacctcctccctggaAGCGGTGTCCAAGGAACTGGCTGTGCTGAACAGCAGGGCGGCAGCGAGCCCTGACTTTactcttcctgcagctccaaaaGCTCCACCAGAGAAGATCCCAACTCTTACATCCTCAGAGGAGAAGAGGACATTTCCAAAGCCCAACCCTTCCCCTACATCTTCCTCTGGTTCCTTCCAGTCTCCTCTAAACTTCCTAGCTGAACAGGCCCTGGCATTGGGCCAGTCTTCTCAAGACAAGAAGACAGAGAACTCGAATTACAAAGAGCATTCCTGCCAAGCCTCCCCCAGCAAAATCCTTCCTGATGCCCACCAGGCTAAACAGAAGCACCACAGCCTGGTCAGGCCAGGCCACGGGCCCCCGGCTGCGGCGCCGGTGCCAGGCTCTCAGGTGAAGGTGTTCCACCCTGgtgctcagctgcagaaaacattcacctccccagctccctttgTCAAACTGCAGAACCCCAAGTCCTccacccctctgccccagcgctccctcctccagcaggTCAAGTCATCAACCAAAGCTCAGAGCTTCCATTCTTCCACGTCCCCAAGCAGCACCCaaaactccagcagctcccacaagAGCCAAGGCTTGTCCTCATCATCTCTCAGCTATGCCGGGAAGCACTCGAGCGGCTCTGGCTCTTCAGGACAATCTTACAAATCGCCTTTTGTCGCTGGGTCCCTCTCCAAGCATGGAGcttcttccagcagctcctcctctggaGCTTCTGCCAaccagggcagctcctctgggacTTTGCTCCCCAGtgttccagccccttccccggGCTCGGCCTCCACTCGCCCGGCCTCGGGCTCCTCGGTGAAGAAAACTCCCGTTTCCCAGAAGCTCACCCTGGTGGCACCTCCTGGAGGCTCCAATGGAGATTCCAGCGGGGGCACCCAGGGGGTGGCCAAGCTGCTGACCTCGTCCCTGAAGCCAGCTGTGgtcagcagcaccacagcctcTACCTCTGTGCCG AAAGGAACtagtggagctgtgctgctaaCGAGTTCTTCCTCCTTAAGTGTACTGGCTCCATCCTACAAGTCCAACAACCCAAAGCTGCCAGCCACCCTGAGCTCCACCCCGTTAGGTATTATCTCTCCTATTCATTCTTTCCCTCTCCATGTCATCTCCTTCAGTTCCGACTCCTCCCCAAAAGCAGGAGTTTCCAAGGATGCAATAGTTACAGGACCTGCTCCGGGAACTTTCCACCACGGCCTCGGGCACAGTGAGtatcctgctgctccctgtgtgtcACTTGTGCCTGTGCTGTCACATCAGTGCTGTGCTAGGCTGGCCCAGTGCTCACCAACCCATCTCTTTGGCTGTTGCTTCATGCTGTGGTCCCTGCTTTCATATCTCCAGCAGTTGCATTTGGAGAACCTTGGGCATATCCCTAGAGCTGACCCAGAACTACCAATAACTGGAACCCGACCTCTGCtaactgctgcagctcctctgctcatTTCTGTCTTGGATGtgtatttgttccttttttccctctcctctctttgtttttctctctag